The Octadecabacter arcticus 238 genome contains a region encoding:
- a CDS encoding outer membrane protein encodes MTEFKLTKKSVAACATLLIFSAPAFAGNLDPVVVEPVSIAPMADVPRPSGDWYVSVFAGASHVSDVVTEFSSSTYTLEFGSGFVAGLTFGKRVSDQIRVEGELSFSNFPAETVSYTYGGGSYFSGYQESSGDLDATYLLANVWYDIPTSGLLNYYVGGGIGVAKVDADTHFFPYQANKFGYGPGETKLAGQIGVGAIYDISETLALDIAYRYKYVRGIDFVDIHLPTPYGIYENGDVGTHSIQVGLAYSF; translated from the coding sequence ATGACAGAATTTAAACTAACAAAAAAGAGCGTGGCGGCATGCGCGACTCTCTTAATCTTTAGCGCACCAGCCTTTGCGGGCAATCTTGATCCTGTAGTCGTCGAGCCAGTTTCGATCGCGCCAATGGCTGATGTACCTCGGCCATCAGGGGACTGGTATGTGTCGGTTTTTGCTGGAGCCAGTCATGTCTCCGATGTTGTAACTGAATTTTCTAGCTCCACATATACACTCGAATTTGGGTCAGGTTTTGTGGCGGGCCTGACATTCGGTAAGCGGGTTAGTGATCAGATCCGAGTGGAAGGCGAACTGTCTTTTTCAAATTTCCCAGCAGAAACAGTGAGCTACACGTATGGTGGCGGCAGTTATTTCAGTGGATACCAAGAATCGAGCGGCGACCTCGATGCCACCTATCTTTTGGCAAACGTCTGGTACGACATCCCAACAAGTGGTTTGCTCAACTATTATGTTGGCGGTGGTATCGGTGTGGCGAAGGTCGACGCCGACACACATTTCTTCCCCTATCAAGCAAATAAATTTGGCTATGGTCCGGGCGAGACTAAGCTGGCAGGGCAGATTGGCGTTGGCGCGATCTATGATATTTCCGAGACTCTGGCGCTGGATATTGCCTATAGATACAAGTACGTTCGCGGCATTGATTTTGTCGATATACACCTTCCTACCCCCTATGGTATCTATGAAAACGGCGATGTTGGCACTCACAGCATTCAGGTCGGTTTGGCTTACAGTTTCTGA
- a CDS encoding helix-turn-helix domain-containing protein, translating into MSIRKQKGQMMNQTIQTKANNQAALDYLDGFIDETKAADFLCQSIRTLQKWRVSGFGPQFYKPGRSVRYRRRDLSDWAETRMRKNTSGN; encoded by the coding sequence GTGAGCATCAGAAAGCAAAAGGGGCAAATGATGAACCAGACTATTCAAACAAAAGCTAACAACCAAGCCGCACTCGACTATCTGGACGGCTTTATTGATGAAACGAAGGCCGCAGACTTTCTTTGCCAAAGTATTCGCACATTGCAGAAATGGCGTGTGTCTGGCTTTGGGCCGCAGTTCTACAAGCCGGGCCGTTCGGTGCGCTACCGTCGCCGTGATCTGAGTGATTGGGCAGAAACGCGGATGCGCAAGAACACATCAGGAAATTGA